Below is a genomic region from Triticum dicoccoides isolate Atlit2015 ecotype Zavitan chromosome 5A, WEW_v2.0, whole genome shotgun sequence.
TTTCTGCTCCTCGTGCTTCGATACGTTCTCCATTGTGGCTATTTCGGTCATGGTATCCACTTTCAGTTGCTCTGAGATTTGTGATTGATGCGCTGTCATCTGTGTTGATGCGGTCTCTTGATCATCGTCATGTCCTTGCCCGATATGTTCTTCATGGGTGACCTCCGGGATGTTGATGGTAAGAGCGCTTTCATCAGAGTTCTTCACACCTTCGGTGGCCTAAACATGACAATTCAGAGGAAACAGGCAGAATAAATAAGGCTCCGACCACTGTAGGCATGGATCACCAATGAACACTCAGAGCTGCTTTGAACAAATTAAATTGAGGCAAGAAAAACCAATATACATTTGGTGTGATCTCATTCTCAACGCAACTCTTCACTTTAGTTTGGTCAGGATTATTCACATCTTCACTGTCCTGAAGCCAAAATTTGGTTGAATTTCCGGAAGTGAACAGCAAGGCGATACATATTACACAAGAGAGTTTTTTGTTATCACAGTTGTGCATAGGAAATAGAACTGACCGTATCATTAACGACTTCGACACGTTCCTTGCTTGCATTTGGATCAAACTTATCTGTAGGTTTGCTGTCCTGAAAACCAAATTaagaaaaatattcacaaaagtAAGGCACCGGCAGCAAATATTGCAGGCAATACACGCATGGTGTGTCTTAATAATTAATTACTGTAAATTTCTCCAGAAGTTCTGCAGAGAGACAGACCAATTCGTCAGCAACGATTTCATCCACCTGCTCCGGAATCTCATGAAGCTCCTCTGCTTCCTTACCATCCTGAAACCATATTTTCAGAGCATTTTCACACAAACAAGTCTTATTTTGCAAACTTAAATCAACACAAAATATTTCAGACAGCATGCAGATTATACGGAGACTAACCAACCCATCAGCTTCAACCACTCTATCCTCCCTGCCCAGATTCTCATCAGATTGATCAGACTTCTGCTGAATCAACAAATTTCAACCAATATGTTTTGCTAAAATCATCTAAACTCACATGAAAAGGGAAAGAGATCAAGAACACTAAGTTCTAACTAATGAAACCCTCAGTCCACACCTGCTCCTTCTCCACAACCCCACCATCCAGAACGTCCTCCTCCTTGCTGCAAAATCCGCCAGAAGAAACTCAATCCAATCATCTCGGACGCGTAACAAACGGAACGGATGAAATGCTAAACGAACCGAGACTAATAACTAGCCCAAGAAAAAAGTGATTTCTTCCCGTACCCGCGGCGGTCCTTCTTGGCGCCCTTGCCGTCGCCACGGCGCCGCCACGCGACGACGGCGGCGCCGACGATCGCGCCTCCGACGAGGAGCAGCGCCCCGACGCCCTGCggcgtgccgacgcgcgcgcacaCGCGGGTCCTCAtggcgccgccgcgccccgccaccTCCTCTCGCGATTCTTGCGCGGTGCAAAGATCGCCTCTGCCCCTTCCGCTGCCCACTTCCATGACAGCGACGGCGGCAGTTAAGACAAGACGAAGCTCCAACAATATTGTTCGCTGCAGTTAAGTTGGGGAGCTGGGACGGGACGCCGACGCTTGGCTCGCGTGTTCTTGCGCGCGTTCTAGAGGGACACGAAGAGGGGAGAGAGAAGGTTGGGAGGTTCTAGGTACGAGATACGATGGAAGTTATGGCCGGTTCAATCGCACCATGCCCACAACACTCGGATCATGAATGGAAAGTCTCTTTCGACTGGCAAAAGGAGAAACCTACTCATCTTCAAACTGCCACGAAGTTCAACTTTTTTGCTATGCTATATACAGGACCTCAGAGAAATTCATTACTACAAACCTCGGAGAAATATTCTATAATTGGTCCTTAGCCGCCTTACCCTAAACCTTCTCTGTCAATAgatgtatgagacatttgtacaatccacatatgaaaatAAGGGGAAAAGAACAATTTAGGTGTTGTTTAAAAAGTcatttcacgtcacttttgggccaagagaagatagagtccaagtcccccattttctggactcagattcggactgcacagacatatctgactcaaaatgccaagatctctttcatccgaactccgatttgggtgattcttttttgttgttgGAAAGTTTATGATGCGACCCCGTCTTCGAAGAAGAGGGAGTTCAAGGGGAGGTCCGATCTTCACGGCGTAGGATCGATAAATGGATGGGGGTAACTAACTGCAAGCAGCCAAAAAAATGGAAAATAAGAGATTATGACCCGACGAGGAGGATGCTCACCGGAGCTTGCAA
It encodes:
- the LOC119300223 gene encoding uncharacterized protein LOC119300223 isoform X3; the protein is MEVGSGRGRGDLCTAQESREEVAGRGGAMRTRVCARVGTPQGVGALLLVGGAIVGAAVVAWRRRGDGKGAKKDRRGKEEDVLDGGVVEKEQQKSDQSDENLGREDRVVEADGLDGKEAEELHEIPEQVDEIVADELDSKPTDKFDPNASKERVEVVNDTATEGVKNSDESALTINIPEVTHEEHIGQGHDDDQETASTQMTAHQSQISEQLKVDTMTEIATMENVSKHEEQKPPAQEPVAPIDSPTFPSLPALFKPAEKKRPANTGWNETRMKLVQDGGSKKAAAKGVAVVTMDRRAASMAILAIIFAVTIGANLVVRLYSTLRAT
- the LOC119300223 gene encoding uncharacterized protein LOC119300223 isoform X1, translating into MEVGSGRGRGDLCTAQESREEVAGRGGAMRTRVCARVGTPQGVGALLLVGGAIVGAAVVAWRRRGDGKGAKKDRRGKEEDVLDGGVVEKEQQKSDQSDENLGREDRVVEADGLDGKEAEELHEIPEQVDEIVADELDSKPTDKFDPNASKERVEVVNDTDSEDVNNPDQTKVKSCVENEITPNATEGVKNSDESALTINIPEVTHEEHIGQGHDDDQETASTQMTAHQSQISEQLKVDTMTEIATMENVSKHEEQKPPAQEPVAPIDSPTFPSLPALFKPAEKKRPANTGWNETRMKLVQDGGSKKAAAKGVAVVTMDRRAASMAILAIIFAVTIGANLVVRLYSTLRAT
- the LOC119300223 gene encoding uncharacterized protein LOC119300223 isoform X2 encodes the protein MEVGSGRGRGDLCTAQESREEVAGRGGAMRTRVCARVGTPQGVGALLLVGGAIVGAAVVAWRRRGDGKGAKKDRRGKEEDVLDGGVVEKEQKSDQSDENLGREDRVVEADGLDGKEAEELHEIPEQVDEIVADELDSKPTDKFDPNASKERVEVVNDTDSEDVNNPDQTKVKSCVENEITPNATEGVKNSDESALTINIPEVTHEEHIGQGHDDDQETASTQMTAHQSQISEQLKVDTMTEIATMENVSKHEEQKPPAQEPVAPIDSPTFPSLPALFKPAEKKRPANTGWNETRMKLVQDGGSKKAAAKGVAVVTMDRRAASMAILAIIFAVTIGANLVVRLYSTLRAT